In a single window of the Streptacidiphilus sp. P02-A3a genome:
- a CDS encoding SpoIIE family protein phosphatase has translation MARGLVRGNPNAFAQRALPTLMLMVSAAVLTIVNPSGHYSLVLAVIPLLAAAVHGVQGTAVIGALTVTAYIALRDQIAEEATDVWLIKLAFIVVTAGVGMLLAQARVRERLLAHSQDLALTLQRGLLPQDLPRTSAVEVCHRYVPADTRAGVGGDWFDVIQLPGARVALVIGDVTGHGIHAAAMMGRLRTAVHTLAALDLTPDELLARMDDLVIRLGAGEKDGELGATCLYLVYDPVSRECCVAGAGHTPPAFIRPDGAVEFPELPEHPPLGVGGVTFQSARFRLPEGTVIALYTDGLLDLRRQHADAALERLAAVLSPAVRTAELSATPLAEICDRVCADRRTSAADDDVALLLARTRVAAADRLAAWDLPADPRSVAEARAAVARQLTAWGLDDQVFSTELAVSELVTNAVRYASAPITLRLIRDRALICEVSDGSRTTPHLHHAQLMDEGGRGLYLVSQIADRWGTRYTETGKTIWVEQALPATGPPPERDGERGGELLAAAR, from the coding sequence TTGGCACGCGGACTGGTGCGTGGGAACCCGAACGCGTTCGCACAGCGGGCGCTGCCCACGCTGATGCTGATGGTCTCCGCGGCCGTCCTGACCATCGTGAACCCGAGCGGCCACTACAGCCTGGTGCTCGCCGTCATCCCGCTACTGGCCGCCGCCGTCCACGGGGTGCAGGGCACCGCCGTGATCGGCGCGCTGACCGTGACCGCCTACATCGCCCTGCGCGACCAGATCGCCGAGGAGGCCACCGACGTCTGGCTGATCAAGCTGGCGTTCATCGTGGTCACCGCCGGGGTCGGCATGCTGCTGGCGCAGGCCCGGGTCCGCGAGCGGCTGCTCGCGCACAGCCAGGACCTGGCGCTCACCCTGCAGCGCGGCCTGCTGCCGCAGGACCTGCCGCGCACCAGCGCGGTCGAGGTGTGCCACCGCTACGTCCCGGCCGACACCCGGGCCGGGGTCGGCGGCGACTGGTTCGACGTGATCCAGCTGCCCGGCGCCCGGGTCGCGCTGGTCATCGGCGACGTGACCGGGCACGGCATCCACGCCGCCGCGATGATGGGTCGGCTGCGCACCGCCGTGCACACCCTCGCGGCCCTGGACCTGACCCCGGACGAGCTGCTCGCCCGGATGGACGACCTGGTGATCAGGCTCGGCGCGGGCGAGAAGGACGGCGAGCTCGGGGCCACCTGCCTGTACCTGGTGTACGACCCGGTCTCCCGGGAGTGCTGCGTCGCCGGTGCGGGCCACACGCCCCCGGCGTTCATCCGGCCCGACGGCGCGGTCGAGTTCCCGGAGCTGCCGGAGCACCCGCCGCTCGGCGTCGGCGGCGTGACCTTCCAGAGCGCCCGGTTCCGCCTGCCCGAGGGGACGGTGATCGCGCTCTACACCGACGGCCTGCTGGACCTGCGCCGCCAGCACGCCGACGCCGCGCTGGAGCGGCTCGCCGCCGTCCTCTCCCCCGCCGTCCGGACGGCCGAGCTGTCCGCGACGCCGCTGGCGGAGATCTGCGACCGGGTCTGCGCCGACCGCCGGACCAGCGCCGCCGACGACGACGTGGCGCTGCTGCTCGCCCGCACCCGGGTGGCCGCCGCCGACCGCCTCGCGGCCTGGGACCTCCCGGCCGACCCGCGCTCGGTGGCCGAGGCCCGGGCCGCGGTCGCCCGGCAGCTGACCGCCTGGGGCCTGGACGATCAGGTCTTCTCGACCGAGCTGGCGGTCAGCGAGCTGGTCACCAACGCGGTCAGGTACGCCTCCGCGCCGATCACCCTGCGGCTGATCCGGGACCGGGCGCTGATCTGCGAGGTGTCCGACGGCAGCCGGACCACCCCGCACCTGCACCACGCCCAGCTGATGGACGAGGGCGGCCGCGGCCTGTACCTGGTCAGCCAGATCGCCGACCGCTGGGGCACCCGCTACACCGAGACCGGCAAGACCATCTGGGTCGAGCAGGCACTGCCCGCCACCGGGCCCCCGCCCGAGCGGGACGGCGAACGCGGCGGCGAACTGCTGGCCGCCGCCCGCTGA
- a CDS encoding iron ABC transporter permease, which produces MTSGPAPVPAVRSPRRGPAPRRGGRPRGSRPTGLLTVSALVTAVLLLPLAFLLVEARGAGVDTVASLIDRPLTGQLLWNTVRLTVVVTLLCAVIGTGAAWLVERTDLPGRRIWAVLLVVPLAIPDFVVSFGWASLSTEVSGFQGAVLVMTLSVYPLVYLPVAASLRNADPALEEVAMNLGLGRLRTFWRVTLRQARVAILGGCLLVALGLMAEYGAFEILGYQTFTTEIFTEFSVSFNIPTACALSLVLIALGLLVLAGEAALRGRARGSRVDRMAQRTTGRHHLGRWTLPACAALALLAALALGVPVGSAGYWWVTGTQHPFTGDSMLDATWHTALYSASAALLATCMALPVGVLAVRHDGRLRRLLERGSYLVLVMPGLVIALSLTYFSETYADGIWYQTAPMLVVTYAIMFFPLALVGVRASVAQAPPGLEEVAHSLGLGRPAVLWRVTRPLVAPGLAAAFCLVFLSAVTELTATLILVPTGVQTLATQFWNYQQNLAYGQAAPFALLMIAITAVPSCLLGRFFDRLPGRAAGQ; this is translated from the coding sequence GTGACCAGCGGCCCGGCGCCGGTCCCGGCCGTCCGGTCCCCGCGTCGCGGACCCGCGCCGCGGCGCGGGGGCCGCCCGCGCGGCTCCCGGCCGACCGGGCTGCTGACGGTCAGCGCACTGGTGACCGCGGTGCTGCTGCTGCCGCTGGCGTTCCTGCTGGTCGAGGCGCGCGGCGCGGGCGTCGACACGGTCGCCTCGCTGATCGACCGGCCGCTCACCGGCCAGCTGCTGTGGAACACCGTCCGGCTGACCGTGGTGGTCACCCTGCTCTGCGCGGTCATCGGCACCGGCGCCGCCTGGCTGGTCGAGCGCACCGACCTGCCCGGACGCCGGATCTGGGCGGTGCTGCTGGTGGTACCGCTGGCCATCCCCGACTTCGTGGTCAGCTTCGGCTGGGCCTCGCTCAGCACCGAGGTCTCCGGCTTCCAGGGCGCGGTGCTGGTGATGACGCTCTCCGTGTACCCGCTGGTCTACCTGCCGGTGGCGGCCAGCCTGCGCAACGCCGACCCGGCCCTGGAGGAGGTCGCGATGAACCTCGGCCTGGGCCGGCTGCGCACCTTCTGGCGGGTGACGCTGCGCCAGGCCCGGGTCGCCATCCTCGGCGGCTGCCTGCTGGTCGCCCTCGGGCTGATGGCCGAGTACGGCGCCTTCGAGATCCTCGGCTACCAGACCTTCACCACCGAGATCTTCACCGAGTTCTCGGTCTCCTTCAACATCCCCACCGCCTGCGCGCTGTCGCTGGTACTGATCGCGCTCGGACTGCTGGTGCTCGCGGGCGAGGCCGCGCTGCGCGGACGCGCCCGGGGCAGCCGGGTGGACCGGATGGCGCAGCGCACCACCGGACGCCACCACCTGGGCCGCTGGACCCTCCCGGCCTGCGCCGCGCTGGCGCTGCTGGCGGCGCTGGCGCTGGGCGTCCCGGTCGGCTCCGCCGGGTACTGGTGGGTCACCGGCACCCAGCACCCCTTCACCGGGGACTCGATGCTCGACGCCACCTGGCACACCGCCCTGTACAGCGCCTCCGCCGCACTGCTGGCCACCTGCATGGCACTGCCGGTCGGCGTCCTCGCGGTCCGCCACGACGGCCGGCTCCGACGGCTGCTGGAACGCGGCTCCTACCTGGTGCTGGTGATGCCCGGCCTGGTGATCGCGCTGTCGCTGACGTACTTCAGCGAGACCTACGCCGACGGCATCTGGTACCAGACCGCGCCGATGCTGGTGGTCACCTACGCGATCATGTTCTTCCCGCTCGCCCTGGTCGGCGTCCGGGCCTCGGTCGCCCAGGCCCCGCCGGGGCTGGAGGAGGTCGCGCACTCGCTCGGCCTCGGCCGTCCGGCGGTGCTCTGGCGGGTCACCCGACCGCTGGTCGCGCCCGGCCTGGCGGCGGCGTTCTGCCTGGTCTTCCTCTCGGCGGTGACCGAGCTGACCGCCACCCTGATCCTGGTCCCGACCGGGGTGCAGACGCTCGCCACCCAGTTCTGGAACTACCAGCAGAACCTCGCCTACGGGCAGGCGGCGCCGTTCGCGCTGCTGATGATCGCCATCACCGCGGTACCGAGCTGTCTGCTCGGGCGGTTCTTCGACCGGCTCCCGGGAAGGGCGGCAGGACAATGA
- a CDS encoding Dyp-type peroxidase: MADVQSEDDQPSTDGPSTTNRRTLLRGGLLVGAGVVGGGVIGGFAEPAIATAAGGPARNTEPFYGTHQSGILTDTQRQTVLAAFDLTSDNRADLVVLLKAWTRLGAELAQGQSVTVPIHSPGGAGGTAYDDATGGSTTDDSLEAYGLDASRLTLTVGFGRSLLVTAQGAPRFGLSGQLPPALLELPHFSGDELVAGDSGGDLFLQACADDPQVAFHAVRSIARIAPDVATLRWTQLGFSPDNQGGTPRNLMGFKDGTVNSNVHPPTDPDTTLWAGAEGPAWMRGGSYAVYRRIRITLEHWDRIAPDQQQQVIGRQKLNGAPLGAANEFSPLDLDRRDARGAPVIPVDAHVRVAAPATNNGAVIVRRGFSYNNGTTPFVERWPPWRQALEYDAGLLFLGYQKDPRTAFVPVFTRMAESDALNQFTTHTASAVFAIPPGAGGPGDWIGRTLLG, translated from the coding sequence ATGGCCGACGTGCAGAGCGAGGACGACCAGCCGTCAACTGACGGACCGTCAACAACGAACCGGCGCACGCTGCTCCGGGGCGGGCTGCTGGTCGGCGCCGGAGTGGTCGGCGGCGGCGTCATCGGCGGCTTCGCCGAACCGGCCATCGCCACCGCCGCCGGCGGCCCCGCCAGGAATACCGAGCCGTTCTACGGGACGCACCAGTCCGGCATTCTGACGGACACTCAGCGACAGACCGTGCTGGCCGCGTTCGACCTCACCAGCGACAACCGGGCCGACCTGGTGGTGCTGCTGAAGGCCTGGACCCGGCTGGGCGCGGAGCTGGCCCAGGGGCAGTCGGTGACGGTGCCGATCCACAGCCCCGGCGGCGCCGGTGGCACCGCCTACGACGACGCCACCGGCGGCTCCACCACCGACGACTCGTTGGAGGCCTACGGCCTGGACGCCTCCCGGCTGACCCTGACCGTGGGCTTCGGCCGCTCGCTGCTCGTCACCGCGCAGGGCGCGCCGCGCTTCGGACTGAGCGGGCAACTCCCGCCCGCGCTACTGGAGTTGCCGCACTTCTCGGGCGACGAACTGGTCGCCGGTGACAGCGGCGGCGACCTGTTCCTGCAAGCCTGCGCGGACGACCCGCAGGTGGCCTTCCACGCGGTGCGCAGCATCGCCCGGATCGCCCCGGACGTCGCCACCCTGCGCTGGACCCAGCTCGGCTTCTCCCCGGACAACCAGGGCGGGACGCCGCGCAACCTGATGGGCTTCAAGGACGGCACCGTCAACTCCAACGTCCACCCGCCGACCGACCCGGACACCACGCTGTGGGCCGGGGCGGAGGGCCCGGCCTGGATGCGCGGCGGCAGCTACGCGGTGTACCGGCGGATCCGGATCACCCTGGAGCACTGGGACCGGATCGCCCCCGACCAGCAGCAGCAGGTGATCGGACGGCAGAAGCTGAACGGCGCGCCGCTCGGCGCGGCGAACGAGTTCTCGCCGCTGGACCTGGACCGGCGCGACGCCCGGGGCGCGCCGGTGATCCCGGTCGACGCCCATGTCCGGGTGGCGGCACCCGCCACCAACAACGGCGCGGTGATCGTCCGCCGCGGCTTCTCCTACAACAACGGCACCACGCCGTTCGTCGAGCGCTGGCCCCCGTGGCGGCAGGCGCTGGAGTACGACGCGGGGCTGCTGTTCCTCGGGTACCAGAAGGACCCGCGCACCGCGTTCGTCCCGGTCTTCACCAGGATGGCGGAGTCCGACGCGCTCAACCAGTTCACCACGCACACGGCCAGCGCCGTGTTCGCGATCCCGCCCGGGGCCGGTGGACCGGGCGACTGGATCGGCCGGACCCTGCTCGGCTGA
- a CDS encoding nucleotide disphospho-sugar-binding domain-containing protein — translation MRVLFTGAPAVGHLFPMVPLAWALRGAGHDVLFASYQGAEPVTRAGMPLVDVAPGLDASHELLAVAGARRPELFKRVVDSSTADRDAFVRLYAHVNDLVADGLVEHAREWRPDLVVFEPLATAGVVAAAALGIPAVQHNLGFGRNAALRATMLEELAGTFARHGVRAPAADQVQVLDIAPPSTVDATDGWALRPVSFSGGGTLPSWLREDPGRPRVAVTLGTFLPHLLEGDQLRPVVEAMSKVDAEFVLALGNIDLAPVGELPQNVRVVGGSQWLPWNALLRTCTASVHHGGSGSSLASLEAGLPQLVLPSVSESGTNADAVARRGAGLRSSYEQLTPALLERIIFDEGLRAAAVEVSDEIAAMPSPAELLPRLAELR, via the coding sequence GTGCGCGTCCTGTTCACCGGTGCCCCGGCCGTGGGGCACCTCTTCCCGATGGTTCCGCTGGCCTGGGCGCTGAGAGGCGCCGGGCACGACGTGTTGTTCGCCTCCTACCAGGGCGCCGAGCCGGTCACCCGGGCCGGAATGCCGCTGGTCGACGTCGCGCCCGGGCTCGACGCCTCGCACGAACTGCTGGCCGTGGCCGGGGCCCGCAGGCCGGAGCTGTTCAAGCGGGTGGTGGACAGCTCCACCGCCGACCGGGACGCCTTCGTCCGGCTGTACGCGCACGTCAACGACCTGGTCGCGGACGGCCTGGTGGAGCACGCCCGGGAGTGGCGGCCGGATCTGGTGGTCTTCGAGCCGCTGGCGACCGCCGGAGTGGTGGCCGCCGCCGCGCTCGGGATCCCGGCGGTCCAGCACAACCTCGGCTTCGGCCGGAACGCGGCGCTGCGCGCCACCATGCTGGAGGAGCTGGCCGGGACCTTCGCCCGGCACGGGGTGCGCGCCCCGGCCGCCGACCAGGTACAGGTCCTGGACATCGCCCCGCCGAGCACCGTGGACGCCACCGACGGCTGGGCGCTGCGGCCGGTCTCCTTCAGCGGCGGCGGCACCCTGCCGTCCTGGCTGCGCGAGGACCCGGGGCGGCCCCGGGTCGCGGTGACCCTGGGCACCTTCCTGCCGCACCTGCTGGAGGGGGACCAGCTGCGCCCGGTGGTGGAGGCGATGAGCAAGGTGGACGCCGAGTTCGTGCTGGCGCTCGGCAACATCGACCTGGCGCCGGTCGGCGAGCTGCCGCAGAACGTCCGGGTGGTGGGCGGCTCGCAGTGGCTGCCGTGGAACGCGCTGCTGCGGACCTGCACCGCCTCGGTCCACCACGGCGGCTCCGGCAGCTCGCTGGCGTCGCTGGAGGCCGGGCTGCCGCAGCTGGTGCTGCCCAGCGTCTCCGAGAGCGGTACCAACGCCGACGCGGTGGCCCGCCGGGGCGCGGGCCTGCGCAGCAGCTACGAGCAGCTGACCCCGGCACTGCTGGAGCGGATCATCTTCGACGAGGGGCTGCGGGCGGCGGCGGTCGAGGTGAGCGACGAGATCGCCGCCATGCCCTCCCCGGCCGAGCTGCTGCCCCGGCTGGCCGAGCTGCGCTGA
- a CDS encoding extracellular solute-binding protein: MNTRLSRALRGLAVAGVIGLSATSLTACGGSSAAAADKGSITLYSGQHEQTTQSLVSAFEQRTGIKVNVRYDDEDTFADEIVAEAKHPRADVFYTENSPALDYLQNKGLLAPLDASTLAATPSQDNSPRGDWEGVSARVSVLIYNPSLISAAQLPTSVLQLADPRYKGKLAFAAGETDFQPIVTSVAHTYGQARALSWLEGIKANAGSRVYPDNETIADEVNRGAAAFGVVNQYYWYRMQAELGSGAMHSELAYFAPKDPGYVLDVSGAGVLKSSKNQTDAQKFVAFLVSKQGQQIIAQGISYEYPLDDGVTTTAPETPFAQLQPNPITIPELGDGSTAIGLLGRAGLL, encoded by the coding sequence GTGAACACCCGCCTTTCCCGTGCGCTCCGCGGCCTCGCCGTGGCCGGGGTCATCGGCCTGTCCGCCACCTCGCTGACCGCCTGCGGCGGCTCGTCCGCCGCGGCCGCCGACAAGGGGTCGATCACCCTCTACAGCGGCCAGCACGAGCAGACCACGCAGTCGCTGGTGTCCGCCTTCGAGCAGCGGACCGGCATCAAGGTCAACGTCCGCTACGACGACGAGGACACCTTCGCCGACGAGATCGTCGCCGAGGCCAAGCACCCGCGCGCCGACGTCTTCTACACCGAGAACTCGCCCGCGCTGGACTACCTGCAGAACAAGGGGCTGCTGGCGCCGCTGGACGCGTCCACCCTGGCCGCCACGCCCAGCCAGGACAACTCGCCGCGGGGCGACTGGGAGGGCGTCTCGGCCCGGGTGAGCGTGCTGATCTACAACCCCAGCCTGATCAGCGCCGCCCAGCTGCCGACCTCGGTGCTGCAACTGGCCGACCCGCGGTACAAGGGCAAGCTGGCCTTCGCCGCCGGGGAGACCGACTTCCAGCCGATCGTCACCTCGGTCGCGCACACCTACGGCCAGGCCCGGGCGCTGTCCTGGCTGGAGGGGATCAAGGCCAACGCGGGCTCCCGGGTCTACCCCGACAACGAGACCATCGCGGACGAGGTGAACCGCGGCGCCGCCGCCTTCGGCGTGGTCAACCAGTACTACTGGTACCGGATGCAGGCCGAGCTCGGCTCGGGCGCGATGCACTCCGAGCTCGCCTACTTCGCCCCGAAGGACCCGGGCTACGTGCTCGACGTGTCCGGCGCGGGCGTGCTGAAGTCCTCCAAGAACCAGACCGACGCGCAGAAGTTCGTCGCCTTCCTGGTCTCCAAGCAGGGCCAGCAGATCATCGCGCAGGGCATCAGCTACGAGTACCCGCTCGACGACGGGGTGACCACCACCGCGCCGGAGACCCCGTTCGCCCAGCTCCAGCCGAACCCGATCACCATCCCCGAGCTCGGCGACGGCTCCACCGCCATCGGCCTGCTCGGTCGGGCGGGGCTGCTGTGA
- a CDS encoding ABC transporter ATP-binding protein: MTDLSTTRSEAGSGHARGVTVSGLAKAFAGQPVLRGVDLEVPPGSVTAVLGSSGSGKTTLLRMLAGFERPDTGTITIGGTLVNGPGRHTAPQDRQVGYVPQEGCLFPHLDVAANVGFGLPRAARRQRVPEMLELTGLADLAARYPHQLSGGQQQRVALARALAPDPALLLLDEPFSSLDAFLRTSVRLEVLRVLRAAGTTTVIVTHDQDEALSTADQVAVLRHGLVAHAAAPRELYARPDDPALARFVGDANLLPGTVRRGLAETAFGTLPLTDGSPAFADGAPVLVLLRPEQLRLLPADTADALPGTVTQQDFHGHDTVVTVDTPACGPLTVRRAEAADLPPGTPVALRATGPVTGWAAAG; the protein is encoded by the coding sequence ATGACAGACCTTTCGACGACGCGGAGCGAGGCCGGGTCCGGCCACGCCCGGGGGGTCACCGTCAGCGGACTGGCCAAGGCCTTCGCCGGGCAGCCGGTGCTGCGCGGGGTCGACCTGGAGGTCCCGCCGGGATCGGTCACCGCCGTCCTCGGCTCTTCCGGCAGCGGCAAGACCACGCTGCTGCGGATGCTCGCCGGATTCGAGCGCCCGGACACCGGGACGATCACCATCGGCGGGACCCTGGTGAACGGCCCCGGACGCCATACCGCGCCCCAGGACCGGCAGGTCGGCTACGTCCCGCAGGAGGGCTGCCTGTTCCCGCACCTGGACGTCGCCGCCAACGTCGGCTTCGGCCTGCCCCGGGCCGCGCGGCGGCAGCGGGTCCCGGAGATGCTGGAACTGACCGGCCTGGCCGACCTCGCCGCCCGCTACCCGCACCAGCTCTCCGGCGGCCAGCAGCAGCGGGTCGCGCTCGCCCGCGCGCTCGCGCCCGACCCGGCGCTACTGCTGCTCGACGAGCCCTTCTCCTCGCTGGACGCCTTCCTGCGCACCAGCGTCCGGCTGGAGGTACTGCGGGTACTGCGCGCCGCCGGGACCACCACCGTGATCGTCACCCACGACCAGGACGAGGCGCTGTCCACCGCCGACCAGGTCGCGGTACTGCGCCACGGCCTGGTCGCCCACGCCGCCGCGCCGCGGGAGCTCTACGCCCGCCCGGACGACCCGGCGCTGGCGCGGTTCGTCGGCGACGCCAACCTGTTGCCCGGCACCGTCCGGCGGGGGCTGGCCGAGACGGCCTTCGGGACGCTGCCGCTGACCGACGGATCCCCGGCCTTCGCCGACGGCGCGCCGGTGCTGGTGCTGCTGCGCCCGGAGCAGCTGCGGCTGCTGCCCGCCGACACCGCCGACGCGCTCCCGGGCACGGTCACCCAGCAGGACTTCCACGGCCACGACACCGTGGTCACCGTGGACACCCCCGCCTGCGGCCCGCTCACCGTCCGCCGCGCGGAGGCGGCCGACCTGCCCCCGGGCACCCCGGTCGCCCTCCGCGCCACCGGCCCGGTCACCGGCTGGGCGGCGGCCGGGTAG
- a CDS encoding ricin-type beta-trefoil lectin domain protein, with protein sequence MHLRSEPGRPRRAPLASAASAALLTLAVLAGGATGAPSASASTTATSGDGAALAVTPPMGWNDWAHYQCGYNESTILQNARALVSSGLAAKGYNTVTIDDCWMESSRDSAGDLVANPTLFPDGMAYVGAQLHSMGLKFGIYEDAGTSTCGGYAGSWDHWQQDADLFASWGVDYLKLDGCNLPSVSGQTEEQTYQSAYAQMSQALKASGRDIVFSESAPAYFQGTTDWDTVLGWTGQYGQLWREGSDIQTYDASSPNTSRWNSVLTNYGYNNPIHRYESPGNWNDPDFLIAGDSGLTAAESQSQIALWAMMGSPMIMSDDVSSLSAASIAALGNTGVIAVDQDSLGSPGHVVSQNGTLDLLTRQLANGDRAVAILNRSNATVSASTTAAAVGFTGGAGCGYSVRDLWAGTTTSTSGAISASIPAHGTAIYRVTPGAGCGATTDLGQVTGAGGQCVDDSGSGTANGNPIILYGCTGNPNQQWTLPGDGTVRTLGRCLDVPGSATAQGTDVDLSGCDGSAGQQWSYAADGNLTNPNSGYCLDATGGGDADGTRLEIWACGDNQTNQTWSLPQ encoded by the coding sequence ATGCACCTCAGATCCGAACCGGGCAGACCGCGGCGCGCGCCGTTGGCGAGTGCGGCCTCGGCCGCCCTGCTGACGCTCGCCGTGCTCGCCGGGGGCGCGACCGGCGCGCCCAGCGCGTCGGCGTCGACCACGGCCACCTCCGGGGACGGCGCGGCGCTGGCCGTGACCCCGCCGATGGGCTGGAACGACTGGGCCCACTACCAGTGCGGCTACAACGAGTCGACGATCCTGCAGAACGCCCGGGCGCTGGTCTCCTCGGGGCTGGCCGCCAAGGGCTACAACACGGTGACCATCGACGACTGCTGGATGGAGTCCAGTCGCGACTCCGCCGGTGACCTGGTCGCCAACCCCACCCTGTTCCCGGACGGCATGGCCTATGTGGGTGCCCAACTGCACTCGATGGGGCTGAAGTTCGGCATCTACGAGGACGCCGGGACGAGCACCTGCGGCGGCTACGCGGGCAGTTGGGACCACTGGCAGCAGGACGCCGACCTGTTCGCCTCCTGGGGCGTGGACTACCTCAAGCTGGACGGCTGCAACCTGCCGTCGGTGTCCGGGCAGACCGAGGAGCAGACCTACCAGTCCGCCTACGCGCAGATGTCCCAGGCGCTGAAGGCGTCCGGCCGCGACATCGTCTTCTCCGAGTCGGCCCCGGCCTACTTCCAGGGCACCACCGACTGGGACACCGTGCTCGGATGGACGGGCCAGTACGGGCAGTTGTGGCGCGAGGGGTCCGACATCCAGACCTATGACGCCTCGTCACCGAACACCAGCCGGTGGAACAGCGTGCTCACCAACTACGGCTACAACAACCCGATCCACCGCTACGAGAGCCCGGGCAACTGGAACGACCCGGACTTCCTGATCGCCGGGGACTCCGGGCTGACCGCCGCCGAGTCGCAGAGCCAGATCGCGCTGTGGGCGATGATGGGCTCCCCGATGATCATGAGCGACGACGTCAGCAGCCTGTCCGCCGCCTCGATCGCCGCCCTCGGCAACACCGGCGTGATCGCGGTCGACCAGGACTCGCTCGGCTCGCCCGGCCACGTGGTCTCGCAGAACGGCACCCTGGATCTGCTGACCCGGCAACTCGCCAACGGGGACCGGGCGGTGGCCATCCTGAACCGGAGCAACGCCACCGTCAGCGCCAGCACCACGGCCGCCGCCGTCGGCTTCACCGGCGGCGCCGGATGCGGCTACTCGGTACGCGACCTGTGGGCCGGGACCACGACCAGTACCAGCGGCGCCATCAGCGCCAGCATTCCGGCGCACGGCACCGCCATCTACCGGGTCACCCCCGGCGCGGGCTGCGGCGCGACCACCGACCTCGGACAGGTCACCGGCGCGGGCGGGCAGTGCGTGGACGACTCCGGCAGCGGCACCGCCAACGGCAACCCGATCATCCTCTACGGCTGCACCGGCAACCCCAACCAGCAGTGGACCCTGCCCGGTGACGGCACCGTGCGCACCCTGGGCAGGTGCCTGGACGTCCCCGGGTCGGCGACCGCGCAGGGCACCGACGTCGACCTGAGCGGCTGCGACGGCTCGGCCGGGCAGCAGTGGAGCTACGCGGCCGACGGCAACCTGACCAACCCGAACTCCGGCTACTGCCTGGACGCCACCGGCGGCGGCGACGCCGACGGCACCCGGCTGGAGATCTGGGCCTGCGGCGACAACCAGACCAACCAGACCTGGTCGCTGCCGCAGTAA
- a CDS encoding class I SAM-dependent methyltransferase produces the protein MATDHTEPEPGEPVCRVCDGALRARVDFGSQALANALVVPGETAEEYLFPLALAMCGDCSLVQLVQEVPRGLMFRDDYPFYTSGSRFMVEHFQHVARRFLERELAAPDAFVVEIGSNDGVLLDVVRAAGVRHLGVDPSRRVCAVAEAKGVRVRNDFFEKASAVDVAAAEGQADVIFSANTFSHIPYLDSVFEGITALLKPDGVFVFEDPYLGDVMERTSFDQIYDEHFYFFTALSARAMARRYGFELVDVEHLDVHGGEVRFTLTFAGQREPSPAVAEMIAAERAAGLDRPDTLLGFEQRMRRTRAQLLALLRDLRAQGKTVMAYGATGKSTTVANYCGIGPDLVSCVVDNTPAKQGRLTPGTHIPIRSTSTFRAHYPDYALLFAWNHAEEIMAKEHAFTEAGGKWILYVPEVRVV, from the coding sequence ATGGCCACGGACCACACCGAACCCGAACCCGGCGAACCCGTCTGCCGGGTCTGCGACGGCGCGTTGCGCGCCCGCGTGGACTTCGGCTCGCAAGCCCTCGCCAACGCGCTGGTGGTCCCGGGGGAGACCGCCGAGGAGTACCTGTTCCCGCTGGCCCTCGCGATGTGCGGGGACTGCTCGCTGGTGCAACTGGTGCAGGAGGTGCCCCGGGGGCTGATGTTCCGCGACGACTACCCGTTCTACACCTCCGGCTCCCGGTTCATGGTGGAGCACTTCCAGCACGTCGCCCGGCGGTTCCTGGAGCGGGAGCTGGCCGCGCCGGACGCCTTCGTCGTCGAGATCGGCTCCAACGACGGCGTGCTGCTGGACGTGGTCAGGGCGGCCGGGGTGCGGCACCTCGGGGTGGACCCGTCCCGGCGGGTGTGCGCGGTGGCCGAGGCGAAGGGCGTGCGCGTCAGGAACGACTTCTTCGAGAAGGCCAGCGCGGTGGACGTCGCCGCCGCCGAGGGGCAGGCCGACGTGATCTTCTCGGCCAACACCTTCTCCCACATCCCCTACCTGGACTCGGTGTTCGAGGGGATCACCGCGCTGCTCAAGCCGGACGGGGTGTTCGTGTTCGAGGACCCGTACCTCGGCGACGTCATGGAGCGCACCTCCTTCGACCAGATCTACGACGAGCACTTCTACTTCTTCACCGCGCTCTCGGCCCGGGCCATGGCCCGCCGCTACGGCTTCGAGCTGGTGGACGTCGAACACCTGGACGTGCACGGCGGCGAGGTGCGCTTCACGCTGACCTTCGCCGGGCAGCGGGAGCCCAGCCCGGCGGTGGCGGAGATGATCGCCGCGGAGCGGGCGGCCGGTCTCGACCGGCCGGACACGCTGCTCGGCTTCGAGCAGCGGATGCGGCGCACCCGCGCACAACTCCTGGCGCTGCTGCGGGACCTGCGCGCGCAGGGGAAGACGGTGATGGCCTACGGTGCCACCGGCAAGAGCACCACCGTCGCCAACTACTGCGGCATCGGCCCGGACCTGGTCTCCTGCGTGGTCGACAACACCCCGGCGAAGCAGGGCCGACTCACCCCCGGGACGCACATCCCGATCAGGTCCACCAGCACCTTCAGGGCCCACTACCCGGACTACGCGCTGCTGTTCGCCTGGAACCACGCCGAGGAGATCATGGCGAAGGAGCACGCCTTCACCGAGGCCGGCGGCAAGTGGATCCTCTACGTGCCCGAGGTCCGCGTCGTCTGA